The Ketobacter alkanivorans genome includes the window GTTAACAGCAGAACAGATCAGCATAATCAAAGCCACTGCCCCAGTAGTGGGAAACCACGCCCGAGATATTACCGGGGCTTTTTATCCATTGCTGTTTGAACGTTATCCCCATGTTCAGGCTTACTTTAATCAAACCCATCAGGTGCAAGGCACACAGCGAGAGGCGCTTGCCCAAGCATTGGTGGCGTACGCTTCCCATATTGACGAGTTGGGCCAGTTGAGTGACGCAGTCAGCCTGATTACGCATAAGCATTGTTCCCTTAACATCCAACCCGAGCATTATGATCTGGTTGGGGAATGTTTGATGGAAGCCATTGCGATGGTATTGGGTGCCGCGGTGACCACCGCCGTGGCAGATGCTTGGTCAGCAGCCTATCGCCAACTGGCCGATATTCTTATCAATGCCGAGGCGATGATCTATCAACAGAATGCAGAGCGTCGGGGTGGATGGCAGGGTGAACGGCGTTTCTTAATAGAAGCCATTGTTCCGGAAAGCGCCACGATGACATCTTATTATCTAGTGCCTGAAGATCAGGAGCAGGCAATCGATTTTAGCGCAGGGCAATACGTGGGCCTGATCCTTACCATCAATGGCAGCGTGGTTAGACGCAACTATAGCCTGTCGGATGCTCCCGGTGCACGCCACCTTCGGATCAGTGTTAAGCACGAGCAGGGTGGTGTGGCTTCTGGCTATTTACATCAACAGGCCAAGGAGGGTAATCCAGTACTGCTAACAGCACCATGCGGGGATTTCGTGCTCACGCAAGATGAATATGGACTTGATAAACCACTCTACCTGGTGACCGGCGGTGCGGGTATCACACCTGCCATCAGCATGCTCAACAGCTGTGTGGCAAGTGGGCGAGAGATCGTGTTTGTTCATGCTGCCATTAATAGCGAGCATCATGCTTTTAGCGCCCATGTGCAGGCACTGGCATCAAATCATGACAATCTGAAAACGTTCTACATCTATGAGGCACCGTTGCCCAAGGATACACCCGATGCCACAGGCTACTTGAACGCGGATATGCTGAAAGCGCTGATGAGCGGGAGGCAAGATGTGGATCTTTACTATTTAGGGCCGAAGCCTTTTATGGCTTGTGTAAATCGAATTGTGCATGAGTTGGGCATTCCGCCGCAGCAAGTGCGCAGTGAATGGTTTGGGCCGAGGGAGGCGTTGGATTAGGGGTAGGATACCTTCACCTTTTTTTATACGGCCTGCAGACTCTTAAAAACACTCTCAAATAGGGTGTTTTTTTGTATAGAAAGCCGTATATTTATGT containing:
- the hmpA gene encoding NO-inducible flavohemoprotein, which translates into the protein MLTAEQISIIKATAPVVGNHARDITGAFYPLLFERYPHVQAYFNQTHQVQGTQREALAQALVAYASHIDELGQLSDAVSLITHKHCSLNIQPEHYDLVGECLMEAIAMVLGAAVTTAVADAWSAAYRQLADILINAEAMIYQQNAERRGGWQGERRFLIEAIVPESATMTSYYLVPEDQEQAIDFSAGQYVGLILTINGSVVRRNYSLSDAPGARHLRISVKHEQGGVASGYLHQQAKEGNPVLLTAPCGDFVLTQDEYGLDKPLYLVTGGAGITPAISMLNSCVASGREIVFVHAAINSEHHAFSAHVQALASNHDNLKTFYIYEAPLPKDTPDATGYLNADMLKALMSGRQDVDLYYLGPKPFMACVNRIVHELGIPPQQVRSEWFGPREALD